One Nocardioides aromaticivorans genomic window carries:
- the ccrA gene encoding crotonyl-CoA carboxylase/reductase has translation MQHILDAIQAEASAEDFANLELPESYRAVTVHKDEVDMFEGIASRDKDPRKSLHVDEVPLPELGPGEAFVAVMASAINYNTVWTSIFEPVSTFGFLERYGRESELSKRHDLPYHIVGSDLSGVVLAVGAGVTKWKPGDRVVAHCLSVELEAPDGHNDTMLDTSQRIWGFETNFGGLADVAMVKANQLMPKPEHLTWEEAASPGLVNCTAYRQLVSSNGGNMKQGDNVLIWGASGGLGGFATQYALNGGANPICVVSNEEKAQIVRNMGAEMVINRSELAPKFWNEDGTKQNPKEWQRFGKAIRELTGGEDIDIVFEHPGRETFGASVYVTRKGGTITTCASTTGYMHEYDNRYLWMNLKKIISSHFANYRESWEANRLIAQGKIHPTLSRTYKLEDTGQAALDVHHNKHQGKVGVLCLAPEEGLGVKNEELRAKHLDKINLFRGI, from the coding sequence GTGCAGCACATCCTCGACGCCATCCAGGCGGAGGCCTCCGCGGAGGACTTCGCCAACCTCGAGCTTCCCGAGTCCTACCGGGCCGTGACGGTCCACAAGGACGAGGTCGACATGTTCGAGGGCATCGCCTCGCGTGACAAGGACCCCCGCAAGTCCCTGCACGTCGACGAGGTGCCCCTCCCCGAGCTCGGACCGGGCGAGGCGTTCGTGGCGGTCATGGCCTCCGCGATCAACTACAACACCGTGTGGACCTCGATCTTCGAGCCCGTCTCCACGTTCGGCTTCCTCGAGCGCTACGGCCGCGAGTCCGAGCTCTCCAAGCGCCACGACCTGCCCTACCACATCGTCGGCTCCGACCTGTCCGGCGTCGTCCTGGCCGTCGGCGCGGGCGTGACCAAGTGGAAGCCGGGCGACCGCGTCGTCGCGCACTGCCTCTCCGTCGAGCTCGAGGCCCCCGACGGCCACAACGACACGATGCTCGACACCTCCCAGCGCATCTGGGGCTTCGAGACCAACTTCGGCGGCCTCGCCGACGTCGCGATGGTCAAGGCCAACCAGCTCATGCCCAAGCCCGAGCACCTCACCTGGGAGGAGGCCGCCTCCCCCGGCCTGGTGAACTGCACGGCCTACCGCCAGCTCGTCTCCTCTAACGGCGGCAACATGAAGCAGGGCGACAACGTCCTGATCTGGGGCGCCTCCGGCGGCCTCGGCGGCTTCGCCACCCAGTACGCCCTCAACGGTGGCGCCAACCCGATCTGCGTGGTCTCCAACGAGGAGAAGGCCCAGATCGTGCGCAACATGGGCGCCGAGATGGTCATCAACCGCTCCGAGCTCGCCCCGAAGTTCTGGAACGAGGACGGCACCAAGCAGAACCCGAAGGAGTGGCAGCGCTTCGGCAAGGCCATCCGTGAGCTCACCGGCGGCGAGGACATCGACATCGTCTTCGAGCACCCGGGCCGCGAGACCTTCGGCGCCTCGGTCTACGTCACCCGCAAGGGCGGCACCATCACCACCTGCGCCTCGACCACCGGCTACATGCACGAGTACGACAACCGCTACCTGTGGATGAACCTCAAGAAGATCATCTCCAGCCACTTCGCCAACTACCGCGAGTCGTGGGAGGCCAACCGCCTCATCGCCCAGGGCAAGATCCACCCCACCCTGTCGCGCACCTACAAGCTCGAGGACACCGGCCAGGCCGCCCTCGACGTGCACCACAACAAGCACCAGGGCAAGGTCGGCGTCCTGTGCCTGGCCCCCGAGGAGGGCCTCGGCGTCAAGAACGAGGAGCTCCGCGCCAAGCACCTCGACAAGATCAACCTCTTCCGCGGCATCTGA
- a CDS encoding LamB/YcsF family protein — protein MDLNADVGESFGRWQLGDDAALLPHLTSANVACGFHAGDPLTLRRTCELAVEHGVVIGAQVGYRDLAGFGRRDIDIDAEDLEADVLYQLGALDGIARVAGSAVRYVKPHGALYHAVNQRAHKARAVLRAVVAFGDARGEAIPVLGLPGSQFLRFAEEAGLPAVGEGFADRAYRSDGGLVPRSSPGALLTDPAEAAAQAVRLASSDGVRSLCVHGDSPGAAALAAAVREGLSSAGITVAPFAGR, from the coding sequence GTGGATCTCAACGCCGATGTGGGCGAGTCCTTCGGCCGGTGGCAGCTCGGCGACGACGCCGCGCTGCTGCCCCACCTGACCAGCGCCAACGTCGCCTGCGGCTTCCATGCCGGCGACCCGCTGACGCTGCGGCGTACCTGCGAGCTGGCGGTGGAGCACGGCGTCGTGATCGGGGCGCAGGTGGGCTACCGCGACCTCGCCGGCTTCGGGCGGCGTGACATCGACATCGATGCCGAGGACCTCGAGGCGGACGTGCTCTACCAGCTGGGCGCCCTCGACGGGATCGCGCGGGTCGCCGGGTCCGCCGTCCGCTACGTCAAGCCGCACGGTGCGCTCTACCACGCGGTGAACCAGCGCGCGCACAAGGCGCGGGCCGTGCTGCGGGCGGTGGTCGCCTTCGGCGACGCCCGGGGCGAGGCGATCCCCGTCCTGGGCCTCCCGGGCTCGCAGTTCCTCCGCTTCGCCGAGGAGGCGGGCCTTCCGGCAGTGGGCGAGGGCTTCGCCGACCGCGCCTACCGATCCGACGGCGGCCTGGTGCCACGCTCCTCGCCCGGGGCGCTGCTGACCGATCCTGCCGAGGCCGCCGCCCAGGCCGTGCGGCTGGCCTCCTCGGACGGGGTGCGCTCCCTGTGCGTGCACGGCGACTCGCCGGGGGCCGCCGCGCTGGCTGCCGCTGTCCGGGAGGGGTTGTCGTCCGCCGGGATCACCGTCGCGCCCTTCGCCGGCCGATGA
- a CDS encoding 5-oxoprolinase subunit B family protein, which produces MRLLPYGDRGLLVELADTAAAVSAAAALRTDTAVAELVADVVPGARTVLLVARPGVSVDRLRTVVPDEKHLLGAGNGAFGQGLPGPEVIIPVVYDGPDLAAVAELTGLSAEEVVAAHTATSWQVAFGGFAPGFAYLVGGDPRLRVPRRDQPRTTVPAGSVGLAGEFSGVYPRASPGGWQLIGRTDAVLWDIERDPPALLAAGITVRFEASER; this is translated from the coding sequence ATGAGGCTGCTCCCGTACGGCGACCGCGGGCTCCTCGTCGAGCTCGCGGACACGGCCGCGGCGGTCTCCGCGGCCGCCGCCCTGCGGACCGACACCGCGGTGGCCGAGCTGGTCGCCGACGTCGTCCCGGGCGCCCGGACCGTCCTCCTCGTCGCCCGCCCGGGGGTGTCGGTCGACCGCCTCCGGACGGTAGTCCCTGACGAAAAGCACCTTCTGGGGGCCGGGAACGGTGCTTTTGGTCAGGGACTACCGGGCCCGGAGGTCATCATCCCCGTCGTGTACGACGGCCCCGACCTCGCCGCAGTGGCGGAGCTGACCGGGCTGAGCGCCGAGGAGGTCGTCGCGGCCCACACCGCAACGTCCTGGCAGGTCGCCTTCGGCGGCTTCGCGCCCGGGTTCGCCTACCTCGTCGGCGGCGACCCGCGGCTGCGGGTGCCGCGTCGCGACCAGCCCCGGACGACGGTTCCTGCCGGGTCGGTCGGACTGGCCGGGGAGTTCAGCGGGGTCTACCCCCGTGCCTCGCCCGGCGGCTGGCAGCTGATCGGTCGCACCGACGCGGTGCTGTGGGACATCGAGCGTGATCCGCCTGCGCTGCTCGCGGCCGGCATCACCGTGCGCTTCGAGGCGAGCGAGCGGTGA
- a CDS encoding biotin-dependent carboxyltransferase family protein: MSALLVRAVGGPVLVQDAGRPGHAAIGVGSAGAADRASYTLGGRLVGNEPGAAALEVVLGGLEVEADGHVTVCVTGAPAPLEVEGRPEPSGAVLTLRPGQRLRLGTPASGLRSYLSVRGGLELPPLLGSRARDTLAGLGPEPVRVGAVLPVGTRAPGEVLVDAVPPSRYDAVPVVRVVRGPRDDWAADPDALVARTWRVGGASDRVGLRLEGDPLGVVPGKGELPSEGALRGAVQLPPDGHPVVFGPDHPVTGGYPVIAVVVDADTDRLAQLRPGEELRFRWV; this comes from the coding sequence GTGAGTGCGCTGCTCGTGAGGGCCGTCGGCGGACCGGTGCTGGTGCAGGACGCCGGCCGACCCGGCCACGCCGCGATCGGGGTCGGCTCCGCGGGAGCGGCCGACCGGGCGTCGTACACGCTCGGGGGGAGGCTGGTCGGCAACGAGCCGGGCGCCGCGGCGCTGGAGGTGGTGCTCGGCGGGCTGGAGGTCGAGGCAGACGGTCACGTGACCGTGTGCGTGACCGGCGCTCCGGCGCCGCTGGAGGTCGAGGGGCGCCCGGAGCCGTCGGGTGCCGTGCTCACGCTGCGCCCCGGCCAGCGGCTGCGCCTGGGCACCCCGGCGTCGGGGCTGCGCAGCTACCTCTCGGTCCGCGGCGGCCTCGAGCTGCCACCGCTGCTGGGCTCACGCGCCCGCGACACCCTGGCCGGCCTCGGCCCGGAGCCGGTCCGTGTCGGTGCCGTGCTGCCCGTCGGCACCCGGGCCCCGGGGGAGGTGCTGGTCGACGCCGTCCCGCCCAGCAGGTACGACGCCGTGCCGGTCGTCCGCGTCGTGCGAGGCCCCCGCGACGACTGGGCGGCGGACCCGGACGCCCTGGTGGCCCGCACCTGGCGGGTCGGCGGGGCCAGCGACCGGGTCGGGCTGCGGCTCGAGGGGGATCCCCTGGGCGTCGTACCCGGCAAGGGGGAGCTGCCCAGCGAGGGCGCCCTCCGCGGCGCCGTGCAGCTCCCACCGGACGGTCACCCGGTCGTGTTCGGCCCCGACCACCCGGTGACGGGCGGCTATCCCGTCATCGCCGTGGTGGTCGACGCCGACACCGACCGGCTGGCCCAGCTGCGCCCCGGCGAGGAGCTCCGGTTCCGCTGGGTCTGA
- the mce gene encoding methylmalonyl-CoA epimerase yields MSITDGVPTHLFTAIDHVGIAVPDLDEAIAFYRDNFGMHVAHEETNEEQGVREAMVAVGDTDSKIQLLAPLNAESTIAKFIDRSGPGLQQLAYRVTDLDQVSAILRERGLRLLYPEARRGTANSRINFVHPKDAGGVLVELVEPAADGGH; encoded by the coding sequence ATGAGCATCACTGACGGCGTTCCCACGCACCTCTTCACCGCCATCGACCACGTCGGCATCGCGGTGCCCGACCTCGACGAGGCGATCGCCTTCTACCGCGACAACTTCGGCATGCACGTCGCGCACGAGGAGACCAACGAGGAGCAGGGTGTCCGCGAGGCGATGGTCGCCGTCGGCGACACCGACTCGAAGATCCAGCTCCTCGCCCCGCTCAACGCCGAGTCGACCATCGCGAAGTTCATCGACCGCAGCGGCCCGGGCCTCCAGCAGCTCGCCTACCGCGTGACCGACCTCGACCAGGTCTCCGCGATCCTGCGCGAGCGCGGCCTGCGCCTGCTCTACCCCGAGGCCCGCCGCGGCACGGCCAACAGCCGGATCAACTTCGTCCACCCGAAGGACGCCGGCGGCGTGCTCGTCGAGCTCGTGGAGCCGGCCGCCGACGGCGGCCACTGA
- a CDS encoding acetyl-CoA C-acetyltransferase has product MSDNPSVIVAGARTPIGRHLGALKTLSAADLAGVAIKGALEKAGVSGDQVDYLIVGQVLQAGAGQNPARTAGLAAGLPPQVPSITINKVCLSGINAIAQADQLIRAGEAEIVVAGGTESMTQAPHLLPKSREGFKYGDTTLVDSLAYDALFDQATQQGMGNLTEATNACRETPLTREEQDAVAARSHQLAAAAQKNGIFDDEIVPVTIPQRKGDPIVVNKDEGVRGDTTAESLAALRPAFAKDGTITAASSSQISDGAAAVVVTSKKKAEELGLPILAEIVSHGQVAGPDSTLQLQPANATKKALDKAGLSAADLDLVEFNEAFAAVGIESARALGIDEDKVNVNGGAIAIGHPLGASGARITLHLALELKRRGGGLGAAALCGGGGQGDALVLRVPAS; this is encoded by the coding sequence ATGTCCGACAACCCCAGCGTCATCGTCGCCGGCGCTCGTACGCCGATCGGTCGCCACCTCGGCGCCCTCAAGACCCTGTCGGCCGCCGACCTCGCGGGCGTCGCCATCAAGGGCGCGCTGGAGAAGGCCGGCGTGTCCGGTGACCAGGTCGACTACCTGATCGTGGGCCAGGTGCTCCAGGCCGGCGCCGGCCAGAACCCCGCCCGCACCGCGGGTCTCGCCGCCGGCCTGCCGCCGCAGGTCCCCTCGATCACCATCAACAAGGTGTGCCTGTCGGGCATCAACGCCATCGCCCAGGCCGACCAGCTGATCCGTGCCGGCGAGGCCGAGATCGTCGTCGCCGGTGGCACCGAGTCGATGACCCAGGCGCCGCACCTGCTGCCGAAGTCCCGCGAGGGCTTCAAGTACGGCGACACCACCCTCGTCGACTCGCTGGCCTACGACGCCCTCTTCGACCAGGCCACCCAGCAGGGCATGGGCAACCTGACCGAGGCGACCAACGCCTGTCGCGAGACCCCGCTGACCCGTGAGGAGCAGGACGCCGTCGCGGCCCGCTCGCACCAGCTCGCCGCCGCCGCGCAGAAGAACGGCATCTTCGACGACGAGATCGTCCCGGTGACGATCCCGCAGCGCAAGGGCGACCCGATCGTCGTCAACAAGGACGAGGGTGTCCGTGGCGACACCACCGCCGAGTCGCTCGCGGCCCTGCGCCCGGCGTTCGCCAAGGACGGCACCATCACCGCCGCGTCCTCCTCGCAGATCTCCGACGGTGCGGCCGCCGTGGTCGTCACCTCGAAGAAGAAGGCGGAGGAGCTCGGCCTGCCGATCCTCGCCGAGATCGTGAGCCACGGCCAGGTGGCCGGCCCGGACTCGACGCTGCAGCTGCAGCCCGCCAACGCCACGAAGAAGGCGCTCGACAAGGCCGGTCTGAGCGCCGCCGACCTCGACCTGGTCGAGTTCAACGAGGCGTTCGCCGCCGTCGGCATCGAGTCGGCCCGCGCGCTCGGCATCGACGAGGACAAGGTCAACGTCAACGGTGGCGCCATCGCCATCGGCCACCCGCTGGGTGCCTCCGGTGCGCGCATCACGCTGCACCTCGCGCTCGAGCTCAAGCGCCGCGGCGGTGGCCTCGGCGCGGCCGCCCTCTGCGGCGGTGGCGGCCAGGGCGACGCGCTGGTCCTCCGGGTCCCGGCCAGCTGA
- the meaB gene encoding methylmalonyl Co-A mutase-associated GTPase MeaB: protein MPDASNIQGGRRGITAAAVPALVEKAREGDPRSVGRLVSQVEDESPLLPDLMRALAPHAGHARIVGLTGAPGVGKSTSTNALIGELRRRGNRVAVLAVDPSSPFSGGALLGDRIRMGDHVLDPGVFIRSMAARGHLGGLAWTTPQALRVLDAAGFDYVLVETVGVGQSEVEVAGQADSTMVLLAPGMGDGIQAAKAGILEIGDLYVVNKSDRDGADKVRRDLRSMLGLAERREGAWRPPVLKTVASKGEGVADVVDALEEHGTWLRESGELQRRRVRRARNEIETLALTALRRRWGTVGGGDRLDDLAAAVVAGETDPYTAADQLTG, encoded by the coding sequence TTGCCTGACGCAAGCAACATCCAGGGCGGCCGTCGCGGGATCACCGCGGCGGCCGTTCCTGCGTTGGTCGAGAAGGCCCGCGAGGGCGACCCCCGATCGGTGGGTCGCCTCGTGTCACAGGTCGAGGACGAGTCGCCGCTGCTGCCGGACCTGATGCGCGCCCTCGCGCCCCATGCCGGGCACGCGCGGATCGTCGGTCTCACGGGTGCTCCCGGCGTCGGGAAGTCGACGTCGACCAACGCCCTGATCGGCGAGCTGCGGCGGCGGGGCAACCGGGTCGCCGTACTCGCGGTCGACCCGTCGTCCCCGTTCTCCGGCGGTGCCCTGCTGGGCGACCGGATCCGGATGGGCGACCACGTCCTCGACCCGGGCGTCTTCATCCGGTCGATGGCCGCGCGTGGGCACCTCGGTGGCCTGGCCTGGACGACGCCGCAGGCGCTGCGGGTGCTCGACGCGGCCGGCTTCGACTACGTGCTCGTCGAGACGGTCGGCGTCGGCCAGAGCGAGGTCGAGGTGGCCGGGCAGGCCGACTCGACGATGGTCCTGCTCGCGCCCGGCATGGGCGACGGGATCCAGGCCGCGAAGGCCGGGATCCTCGAGATCGGCGACCTCTACGTCGTCAACAAGTCGGACCGCGACGGCGCCGACAAGGTACGCCGCGACCTGCGCTCGATGCTCGGTCTCGCCGAGCGCCGCGAGGGGGCCTGGCGCCCGCCGGTGCTCAAGACCGTCGCCTCCAAGGGCGAGGGCGTCGCCGACGTGGTCGACGCGCTCGAGGAGCACGGCACCTGGCTGCGCGAGAGCGGCGAGCTCCAGCGCCGGCGTGTCCGCCGCGCGCGCAACGAGATCGAGACCCTGGCGCTGACCGCGCTGCGCCGTCGTTGGGGCACCGTGGGCGGGGGCGACCGCCTCGACGACCTGGCCGCGGCCGTCGTCGCGGGGGAGACCGACCCCTACACGGCGGCCGACCAGCTCACCGGGTGA
- a CDS encoding polysaccharide deacetylase family protein, with translation MLLLAALVLGPHHARPNGAGEDRPAAELASSVRARPAPQAKPGANRSTRTNRTGQTARNRRCTGTIALTFDDGPVPGTTPRLVSVLRAANVPATFFMVGRRVRQHPELARAVERGGFQIANHSWAHEQLTARSSRQVRASITATQRELRRAGVHPTTLMRPPYGAMDRRVRRELVGAGYVPVLWTIDSRDWANGSADQIASRILRDLRPGPNVVLQHDGVDRSPISVAAVAKVVRGARNRGFCFTGLDRHGRPSLAGSRPARSGGSTGRTASRSQTGTGRAGHGTRPWSPELTR, from the coding sequence ATGTTGCTCCTCGCTGCCCTCGTGCTGGGCCCCCACCACGCGCGCCCGAACGGCGCGGGCGAGGACCGGCCTGCGGCCGAGCTGGCCTCGAGCGTGCGCGCCCGGCCGGCGCCCCAGGCGAAGCCGGGGGCCAACCGGAGCACCCGGACCAACCGGACAGGCCAGACCGCCCGGAACCGGCGCTGCACGGGCACGATCGCGCTCACCTTCGACGACGGCCCGGTGCCCGGGACGACGCCGCGGCTGGTGAGCGTCCTGCGTGCGGCCAACGTGCCCGCGACCTTCTTCATGGTGGGGCGCCGGGTGCGCCAGCACCCCGAGCTCGCCCGGGCCGTCGAGCGCGGCGGCTTCCAGATCGCCAACCACAGCTGGGCCCACGAGCAGCTCACCGCCCGCTCGAGCAGGCAGGTCCGGGCCTCGATCACCGCGACGCAGCGCGAGCTGCGCCGGGCCGGTGTGCACCCGACGACGCTGATGCGACCGCCGTACGGCGCCATGGACCGCCGGGTGCGGCGGGAGCTGGTGGGCGCGGGCTACGTCCCGGTGCTCTGGACGATCGACTCCCGCGACTGGGCCAACGGCTCGGCCGACCAGATCGCCTCGCGGATCCTGCGCGACCTGCGGCCCGGCCCCAATGTGGTCCTCCAGCACGACGGCGTCGACCGCTCGCCCATCTCTGTCGCCGCGGTGGCCAAGGTGGTGCGGGGCGCACGCAACCGCGGGTTCTGCTTCACGGGGCTCGACCGGCACGGGCGACCGTCGCTGGCCGGCTCGCGGCCTGCACGGTCCGGGGGAAGCACCGGCCGGACGGCGTCCCGGTCGCAGACCGGGACCGGCAGGGCCGGCCACGGCACGCGGCCGTGGTCGCCCGAGCTCACCCGGTGA
- a CDS encoding 1-deoxy-D-xylulose-5-phosphate reductoisomerase, with protein MKDVVILGSTGSIGTQALDLVRANPDRFRVVGLTAGGSNPDLFARQVEEFAPRFSGLGEEASTDAAAQECDVVLNGITGAVGLRPTLAALDAGNTLALANKESLVMGGPLVLERAEPGQIVPVDSEHSALAQCLRGGSAAEVRRLVLTASGGPFRGRTRAELVDVTPEQAGNHPTWDMGPVITINSATLVNKGLEVIEAHLLFGIPYDRIEVVVHPTSVVHSMVEFVDGSTLLQASPPTMLIPIALGLAWPDRVPDAAPSVDWSRPETWEFFPLDDEAFPSVALARAAGERGGTAPAVYNAANEVAVDAFRRGELAFTGIVDVVADVVAAHDVPSNQQISLDDVLAADAWAREAAARSVTASRTADRP; from the coding sequence GTGAAGGACGTCGTCATCCTCGGATCCACCGGCTCGATCGGCACCCAGGCGCTCGATCTGGTGCGGGCCAACCCCGACCGGTTCCGCGTCGTGGGCCTGACGGCCGGCGGCAGCAACCCCGATCTGTTCGCCCGTCAGGTCGAGGAATTCGCGCCGCGCTTCAGCGGCCTGGGCGAGGAGGCCAGCACCGACGCGGCCGCGCAGGAGTGCGACGTCGTCCTCAACGGGATCACCGGGGCCGTGGGCCTCCGACCGACGCTGGCCGCGCTCGATGCCGGCAACACCCTCGCGCTCGCCAACAAGGAGTCGCTCGTGATGGGCGGTCCGCTCGTGCTGGAGCGGGCGGAGCCCGGCCAGATCGTGCCCGTCGACTCGGAGCACAGCGCCCTCGCCCAGTGCCTGCGCGGCGGCAGTGCTGCGGAGGTACGACGGCTCGTGCTCACCGCCAGCGGCGGTCCCTTCCGCGGGCGCACCCGCGCCGAGCTCGTCGACGTCACTCCCGAGCAGGCCGGCAACCACCCGACCTGGGACATGGGTCCCGTGATCACCATCAACTCCGCGACCCTGGTCAACAAGGGCCTGGAGGTCATCGAGGCGCACCTGCTCTTCGGCATCCCCTACGACCGGATCGAGGTCGTGGTGCACCCGACGAGCGTCGTGCACTCGATGGTCGAGTTCGTCGACGGCTCCACCCTCCTGCAGGCGAGCCCGCCGACGATGCTGATCCCGATCGCGCTCGGCCTCGCCTGGCCGGATCGGGTGCCCGACGCCGCCCCGTCGGTCGACTGGTCCAGGCCCGAGACCTGGGAGTTCTTCCCGCTCGACGACGAGGCGTTCCCGTCCGTCGCCCTCGCCCGCGCGGCGGGGGAGCGCGGGGGCACGGCTCCCGCCGTCTACAACGCCGCCAACGAGGTCGCGGTCGACGCCTTCCGCCGCGGTGAGCTGGCGTTCACCGGGATCGTCGACGTCGTGGCGGACGTGGTAGCCGCCCACGACGTACCCTCGAACCAGCAGATCTCGCTCGACGACGTCCTCGCGGCCGACGCGTGGGCGCGCGAGGCTGCCGCCCGCTCCGTCACCGCCTCGAGGACAGCCGACCGCCCGTGA
- a CDS encoding M50 family metallopeptidase, with translation MITVLLYTLGVVVFATAILASIGLHELGHMIPAKKFGGKVTQYFIGFGPTVWSKQVGETEYGIKAVPLGGYVKIVGMLPPAADDLVEEVEYDDQGNQVFKVRKSNTGLFTQLISDARAAEWEHVKPEDTDRLFYKLPWWKKVIVMAGGPTVNILIAFTIFAAVFATYGNGGDEKVDTTIKIVHACVKPADESGEVCTAADQPTPAYAAGLEEGDRIVSFNGTSITSWDQMQELVKANGTDRATVVVERNGENLTFRTKTTVRPPDKAGDEADEEVGFLGVTPDSHLAKGGPLYTIGQMGHMTVDVAKSLSTLPAKVWGVAQAIVGVKERDPLGPVSVVGGGRLAGEVASHDEISVNDKLVSLLMLIAGFNFFIGMFNFVPLLPLDGGHIASALWEAVRRGLARLRRRPDPGYVDAAKLLPVAYVVAGALLVMGVVLIVGDLVVPVHLES, from the coding sequence GTGATCACCGTACTTCTCTACACGCTCGGCGTCGTCGTCTTCGCGACCGCGATCCTGGCGTCGATCGGGCTCCACGAGCTCGGCCACATGATCCCGGCGAAGAAGTTCGGCGGGAAGGTCACGCAGTACTTCATCGGCTTCGGGCCGACGGTGTGGAGCAAGCAGGTCGGTGAGACCGAGTACGGCATCAAGGCGGTGCCGCTCGGCGGCTACGTCAAGATCGTCGGGATGCTGCCGCCCGCGGCCGACGACCTCGTCGAGGAGGTCGAGTACGACGACCAGGGCAACCAGGTCTTCAAGGTCCGCAAGTCCAACACCGGCCTGTTCACCCAGCTGATCTCCGACGCACGTGCCGCCGAGTGGGAGCACGTGAAGCCCGAGGACACCGACCGGCTCTTCTACAAGCTGCCGTGGTGGAAGAAGGTCATCGTGATGGCCGGCGGGCCCACGGTGAACATCCTGATCGCGTTCACGATCTTCGCCGCCGTCTTCGCGACCTACGGCAACGGCGGCGACGAGAAGGTCGACACCACGATCAAGATCGTCCACGCCTGCGTGAAGCCGGCCGACGAGTCGGGCGAGGTGTGCACCGCCGCGGACCAGCCCACCCCGGCCTACGCAGCCGGGCTGGAGGAAGGTGACCGGATCGTGTCGTTCAACGGCACGTCGATCACCAGCTGGGACCAGATGCAGGAGCTGGTCAAGGCCAACGGGACCGATCGGGCGACGGTCGTGGTCGAGCGCAACGGCGAGAACCTCACCTTCCGCACCAAGACGACCGTGCGCCCGCCCGACAAGGCGGGTGACGAGGCGGACGAGGAGGTCGGCTTCCTCGGCGTGACGCCCGACTCCCACCTCGCCAAGGGCGGTCCCCTCTACACGATCGGCCAGATGGGCCACATGACCGTCGACGTCGCGAAGTCGCTCTCGACGCTGCCGGCCAAGGTGTGGGGCGTGGCGCAGGCGATCGTCGGCGTCAAGGAGCGCGACCCGCTGGGACCGGTGAGCGTGGTCGGCGGCGGCCGGCTCGCGGGCGAGGTCGCCTCGCACGACGAGATCAGCGTCAACGACAAGCTGGTCTCGCTGCTGATGCTCATCGCGGGCTTCAACTTCTTCATCGGCATGTTCAACTTCGTGCCGCTGCTGCCCCTCGACGGCGGCCACATCGCCAGTGCCCTCTGGGAGGCCGTACGCCGCGGCCTCGCCCGGCTCCGCCGGCGTCCCGACCCCGGTTACGTCGACGCGGCGAAGCTGCTGCCGGTGGCCTATGTCGTCGCAGGCGCCCTGCTCGTGATGGGTGTCGTGCTGATCGTCGGCGACCTCGTCGTCCCGGTCCACCTCGAATCCTGA